One Desulfatiglans anilini DSM 4660 DNA segment encodes these proteins:
- a CDS encoding prepilin-type N-terminal cleavage/methylation domain-containing protein, translated as MEAKDIRKSQGGFTLIEIIAVLIIIGILAAVAIPRYYGLQEEAADKVAESGLAAAYSALSLGWAASQLGKTGAPAGPAAACADITIEGDTIDSIACVGATWPSSGGTSAVTVTYSGGSAPTITGTWTAP; from the coding sequence ATGGAGGCAAAAGACATTAGAAAATCTCAGGGAGGCTTTACGCTGATAGAGATTATTGCTGTGCTAATCATCATAGGAATTCTGGCTGCAGTAGCGATCCCACGGTATTACGGTTTGCAGGAAGAAGCAGCTGATAAAGTTGCAGAGTCAGGCCTTGCCGCAGCGTACTCGGCACTCTCTCTCGGCTGGGCTGCAAGCCAGCTTGGCAAAACAGGGGCTCCAGCAGGTCCAGCGGCTGCCTGTGCTGATATTACTATAGAAGGGGATACCATCGACAGCATTGCATGCGTAGGAGCCACTTGGCCTTCTTCTGGAGGAACATCCGCTGTTACCGTAACTTACTCAGGCGGATCAGCTCCAACGATAACAGGAACCTGGACCGCACCATAA
- a CDS encoding sigma-54 interaction domain-containing protein has product MKQYRFSLQVLIPFIVGGMAFLAFLVGFHVGQKQLPYSLPALLASLLSSVGFAAFAGIMIVRLFLKPIKRALREASPPAADPKPKREVISEKDELDCFEEAIQQMTGALDTEEAARLFPEIIGSSRALRTALRQAALVAPADTTVLIHGESGTGKELVASAIHRLSPRSKGPFVTVNCAAIPEGLLESELFGHEKGAFTGATSRKTGKFEAAQGGVLFLDEIGDMPPATQAKILRVLQERTFERVGGNQTVQVDVRILAATNKDLSKMVQKGAFREDLYHRIHVFDLNLPPLRHRKEDIRLLADHFLNNLTPPAGALTPAALRALTAHHWPGNIRELQNVLERAALLAGGAPIEPQHLPPELVQQAGGPLDHLPPDATLNQKLAEIERNLIIDALYSTGGVQARAAEILGINQRSLWHRVKKYGIDVAAIKAEI; this is encoded by the coding sequence ATGAAGCAATACCGATTCAGCCTTCAGGTCCTCATTCCGTTTATCGTGGGAGGCATGGCCTTCCTGGCCTTCCTCGTCGGGTTTCATGTTGGGCAGAAGCAACTCCCCTATTCCCTCCCAGCCCTTTTAGCCTCCCTCCTCTCGAGCGTCGGGTTCGCCGCCTTTGCAGGGATCATGATCGTGCGTCTCTTTTTGAAACCCATCAAACGGGCCCTCCGGGAAGCGAGCCCGCCTGCTGCCGACCCTAAGCCAAAACGCGAGGTAATCTCCGAGAAGGATGAACTCGACTGCTTCGAAGAGGCCATCCAGCAGATGACCGGCGCGCTCGACACCGAAGAAGCCGCCCGCCTTTTCCCCGAGATCATCGGCTCGAGCCGCGCCCTGCGCACCGCCCTCCGACAGGCCGCGCTGGTGGCCCCGGCGGACACGACCGTCCTGATCCATGGCGAAAGCGGCACGGGAAAGGAGCTGGTGGCTTCGGCCATCCACCGCTTGAGCCCTCGCTCCAAAGGCCCTTTCGTCACGGTGAACTGCGCAGCCATCCCCGAAGGGCTCCTCGAGAGCGAGCTCTTCGGGCATGAAAAAGGCGCCTTCACCGGCGCCACAAGCCGCAAAACCGGCAAGTTCGAGGCCGCCCAAGGCGGCGTGCTCTTTCTGGACGAGATCGGCGACATGCCCCCCGCCACCCAGGCCAAGATCCTGCGCGTCCTCCAGGAGCGGACCTTCGAGCGCGTCGGCGGCAACCAAACCGTTCAGGTCGATGTCCGCATCCTGGCTGCCACCAACAAGGATCTATCCAAAATGGTGCAGAAGGGCGCATTCCGCGAAGATCTCTATCACCGCATTCACGTCTTCGATCTCAACCTGCCGCCCTTGCGGCACCGGAAAGAAGATATCCGCCTCCTGGCCGACCATTTTCTGAACAACCTGACGCCGCCCGCAGGCGCCCTGACCCCGGCGGCCCTTCGCGCCCTGACGGCCCACCACTGGCCGGGCAACATCCGCGAACTCCAGAATGTCCTCGAGCGTGCCGCCCTTCTGGCGGGAGGTGCTCCGATCGAACCGCAGCACCTCCCGCCAGAATTGGTCCAACAGGCCGGCGGCCCGCTCGACCACCTGCCGCCGGATGCCACGCTCAACCAAAAGCTCGCTGAGATCGAGCGAAACCTGATCATCGACGCCCTCTACTCTACTGGAGGCGTCCAGGCACGCGCGGCGGAAATCCTCGGCATCAACCAAAGGAGCCTGTGGCACAGGGTGAAGAAATACGGAATCGATGTGGCTGCAATCAAGGCCGAAATTTAA
- a CDS encoding type II secretion system F family protein, protein MPTFRYTAIDVSGHKRSGRLEAEHREQAATMLLDRDLIPDRIRELPGAAPAANGIGLLDRLRSVKTLDLILFTKQLRTLLRAGVPVVRTLQILESQTENKRLKGVINALAADIERGKSLFEAFQAHPRIFSPLYVAMVRAGESSGDLPEVFNRLIYIVEHEHKVKSDIRAALQYPIIVMTFLFIAFFVLLTFVVPKFINIFINAGVEIPLPTRICIILYQAISSYWPCLLGGLAALLVFLALALRTEAGRYVRDLILINMVLVGPLFIKSAMSRFASIFAILQASGIRVLESMRILSGTIGNAVISREFRRIQESMEQGKGIAGPLKQARYFTPMVINMVAVGEESGRLDEMLREVSVHYDDEVDFAMKRLTDAIGPILTVGLAAVVLFFALAIFVPMWDMVKVQAKF, encoded by the coding sequence ATGCCGACCTTCCGATACACAGCGATCGACGTGAGCGGCCACAAGCGCTCCGGCCGGCTCGAGGCCGAACACCGGGAGCAGGCCGCCACCATGCTCCTCGACCGCGACCTGATACCGGACCGCATCCGCGAACTGCCGGGTGCGGCCCCGGCCGCAAACGGCATCGGCCTCCTCGACCGGCTCCGATCCGTCAAGACCCTCGACCTGATCCTCTTCACCAAGCAGCTTCGAACCCTCCTCCGGGCCGGCGTCCCCGTCGTCCGCACGCTTCAGATCCTCGAAAGCCAGACCGAGAACAAGCGCCTAAAAGGAGTCATCAACGCCCTCGCCGCCGACATCGAACGGGGGAAAAGCCTCTTCGAGGCCTTTCAAGCCCATCCGCGGATCTTCTCCCCCCTTTATGTCGCCATGGTGCGCGCCGGCGAGTCGAGCGGCGACCTCCCGGAGGTCTTCAACCGGCTGATCTACATCGTGGAACACGAGCACAAGGTCAAATCGGACATCCGGGCCGCCCTCCAGTACCCGATCATCGTCATGACCTTCCTCTTCATCGCCTTCTTCGTCCTCCTGACCTTCGTGGTGCCGAAGTTCATCAACATCTTCATCAACGCGGGTGTGGAGATCCCGCTCCCCACCCGGATCTGCATAATCCTCTATCAAGCAATCTCGAGCTACTGGCCTTGTCTTCTGGGAGGGCTGGCAGCCCTTCTCGTCTTTCTGGCTCTGGCCCTCCGCACCGAGGCAGGCCGGTACGTCCGAGACCTCATTCTGATCAACATGGTGCTTGTCGGGCCCCTCTTCATCAAGAGCGCCATGTCGCGCTTCGCGAGCATCTTCGCGATCCTGCAGGCAAGCGGCATCCGTGTGCTCGAATCCATGCGCATCCTCTCGGGCACGATCGGCAACGCCGTGATCTCCCGCGAGTTCCGGCGCATCCAGGAGAGCATGGAACAGGGGAAAGGGATCGCGGGCCCCTTGAAGCAGGCCCGCTACTTCACCCCCATGGTGATCAACATGGTGGCCGTGGGCGAGGAAAGCGGACGACTGGACGAGATGCTCCGCGAGGTCTCCGTCCACTACGACGACGAGGTGGATTTCGCCATGAAGCGCCTGACCGACGCCATCGGCCCCATCCTGACCGTGGGCCTGGCGGCGGTGGTCCTGTTCTTCGCGCTGGCGATCTTCGTTCCCATGTGGGACATGGTCAAGGTCCAGGCGAAATTTTAG
- a CDS encoding GspE/PulE family protein produces MRERKRLGEMLVEAGILTEELVEKALADKKRGSLKLGQYLVREGLVSEPVLIELLARQLRLEKYTPTRFPIDPSLSRILPKETASRYQVLPLQRNGRILYCAVTDPLDVVAQDAIEVYTNLEVEPVLSSEQEFNQIFNNLYGAFSDIGGILESIEQNKPEEAGESLEAAPPRSMQDLQLSSLQDMAEEAPVVRLVNSILSQAIRERASDVHISPEKEYIQIRFRLDGKLHEVPAPPKSLFLPLASRIKILAGMDIAVSRIPQDGRFTVRMHDREVNIRASVIPTIYGENVVLRLLDMSTGVYSLKALGMAPFDQEKIAAMIRKPYGMILSTGPTGSGKTTSLYAILKELNQPDINIITLEDPVEYRLEKVRQTQLNRQAGMTFASGLRAVLRQDPDVIMVGEIRDSETATIAVQAALTGHRVLSTVHTNDAAGAVTRFLDMGIEPFLTASVMLVSFAQRLVRKVCPDCRESYQPPPEALAQWGLTDVKDADFQRGRGCLNCMYTGYRGRTGVFEVLVNDEMVQGMILQRRSAQEITRAAREAGVLRTLKEDAMDKVVRGITTLEEAASAVMV; encoded by the coding sequence GTGAGGGAACGCAAGCGTCTGGGAGAAATGCTGGTCGAGGCCGGGATCCTGACCGAGGAACTGGTCGAGAAGGCCCTGGCGGATAAGAAGCGCGGCAGCCTCAAGCTCGGCCAGTACCTCGTCCGCGAGGGCCTGGTCTCCGAGCCCGTGCTGATCGAGCTTCTCGCCCGGCAGCTGCGGCTGGAAAAATACACGCCGACGCGCTTCCCGATCGATCCGAGCCTTTCCCGCATCCTCCCGAAGGAAACGGCCTCCCGCTACCAGGTCCTTCCCCTCCAGCGGAACGGGCGGATCCTCTACTGCGCCGTCACGGACCCCCTGGATGTCGTCGCCCAGGACGCCATAGAGGTCTACACCAACCTCGAGGTCGAGCCCGTGCTCAGCAGCGAGCAGGAGTTCAATCAGATCTTCAACAACCTCTACGGGGCCTTTTCCGACATCGGCGGAATCCTCGAGAGCATCGAACAGAACAAACCCGAAGAGGCCGGAGAATCTCTGGAGGCCGCGCCCCCGCGGAGCATGCAGGATCTTCAGCTGAGTTCCCTGCAGGACATGGCGGAGGAGGCGCCCGTCGTGCGCCTCGTCAACTCGATCCTCTCCCAGGCCATCCGCGAACGGGCGAGCGACGTGCACATCAGCCCTGAGAAGGAGTATATCCAGATCCGCTTCCGCCTGGACGGAAAGCTGCACGAGGTCCCCGCCCCTCCCAAGTCGCTGTTTCTGCCTCTGGCCTCCCGCATCAAGATCCTTGCGGGCATGGACATCGCGGTTTCCCGCATCCCCCAGGACGGCCGGTTCACCGTGCGCATGCACGACCGGGAGGTCAATATCCGCGCCTCCGTCATCCCGACCATCTACGGCGAAAACGTGGTGCTTAGGCTCCTCGACATGTCCACAGGGGTCTATTCCCTGAAGGCCCTCGGCATGGCCCCCTTCGACCAGGAAAAGATCGCGGCCATGATCCGCAAACCCTACGGCATGATCCTCAGCACCGGCCCGACGGGCAGCGGGAAGACCACCAGCCTCTACGCCATTTTGAAAGAGCTCAACCAGCCCGACATCAACATCATCACCCTGGAAGACCCGGTTGAATACCGGCTGGAGAAGGTCCGTCAGACCCAGTTGAACCGCCAGGCGGGCATGACCTTCGCGAGCGGCCTGCGCGCCGTCCTCCGGCAGGACCCGGATGTCATCATGGTCGGCGAGATCCGCGACTCGGAAACCGCCACCATTGCCGTCCAGGCGGCCCTGACCGGACACAGGGTCCTCAGCACGGTCCACACCAATGACGCCGCAGGCGCCGTCACGCGCTTCCTGGACATGGGGATCGAACCCTTCCTGACCGCCTCGGTGATGCTCGTTTCCTTCGCCCAGCGCCTGGTGCGCAAGGTCTGCCCCGACTGCAGGGAATCCTACCAGCCCCCGCCGGAGGCCCTCGCGCAGTGGGGCCTGACCGATGTGAAAGACGCGGACTTCCAGCGAGGGCGCGGCTGCCTGAACTGCATGTACACAGGGTATCGAGGCCGTACAGGGGTCTTCGAGGTCCTCGTAAACGACGAGATGGTCCAGGGCATGATCCTTCAGCGGCGCTCCGCCCAGGAGATCACCCGCGCGGCGCGGGAGGCGGGCGTGCTGCGCACCCTCAAAGAGGATGCCATGGACAAGGTCGTCCGCGGAATCACCACCCTGGAGGAGGCGGCCTCGGCCGTCATGGTTTAA
- the pilQ gene encoding type IV pilus secretin PilQ, with the protein MSNLRDSLRLIRPLARLTAGLILILFAAGCGEKAVTPPSPLDAEYRKWKEMAETNQARSQALPAPPASKPEALPPIQPQPQPKARTYQKPFPTQKVSLRMHNASVPAVLRALARAAGQNIMLSESVKGEISINVENTPWSQVFTGILATHGLGWKWENDIIRVVSAQDKENELHQLETDLKMQAARRDLQTLEPMVTRIVPLRYYSFTRRKITDQDTSGDSKKRTIEEEREPDIDKTFKENLEALLSRNQEGEPIGNILFDEQTNSVLVHALAHDAEKVLALICELDSPPPQILIEAHIVETTREVARELGIQWGGLYRAGNYWITPGSNTSGVFDKTLSEGVDPTTGISNNFPADFGPDDFPSGFTLGYLYEKFGKYVLDVELSALETDGKLNILSRPSITTMDNQPALIESGAEVPYQSITGTGLDKDISIEWKTAALRLLVTPRVIEGDTIRLNIVTTKDELDFTRTVLGNPTILTKRAETNLILESGQTTVIGGLSKQTDQDTSDGIPYLQNIKGLTWLFGHTGKQNKMEDVLIFITPRILPVRPSLSAAAAPPSGSIPSGEAQARSK; encoded by the coding sequence ATGTCGAACCTACGCGATTCGTTGCGGTTGATACGCCCCTTGGCCCGCCTCACCGCTGGGTTGATCCTGATTCTGTTTGCCGCTGGATGCGGCGAGAAGGCGGTGACCCCGCCCTCCCCGCTCGACGCTGAATACCGGAAGTGGAAGGAGATGGCCGAAACGAACCAGGCCCGCAGCCAGGCCCTGCCCGCCCCCCCGGCATCCAAGCCGGAAGCCCTTCCCCCGATTCAGCCGCAGCCGCAGCCTAAAGCCCGAACCTATCAAAAGCCCTTTCCCACCCAGAAGGTCAGCCTCCGGATGCACAACGCCTCCGTGCCGGCCGTGCTGCGAGCCCTCGCCCGCGCCGCCGGGCAAAACATCATGCTGAGTGAAAGCGTCAAGGGCGAAATCAGCATCAATGTCGAGAACACCCCCTGGAGTCAGGTCTTCACCGGCATCCTTGCCACGCATGGGTTGGGCTGGAAATGGGAAAATGACATCATCCGGGTCGTATCGGCCCAGGACAAGGAAAACGAGCTCCACCAGCTCGAGACGGACCTCAAGATGCAGGCCGCCCGCCGCGATCTCCAGACCCTCGAGCCGATGGTGACCCGCATCGTGCCGCTCCGCTACTACAGCTTCACCCGCCGCAAGATCACCGACCAGGACACGAGCGGCGATTCCAAGAAACGCACCATCGAAGAGGAGCGGGAGCCGGACATTGACAAGACGTTCAAGGAAAACCTCGAGGCCCTCCTGAGCAGAAACCAGGAAGGAGAACCCATCGGAAACATCCTCTTCGACGAGCAGACCAACTCCGTGCTGGTCCACGCCCTGGCTCACGACGCGGAAAAAGTCCTCGCGCTCATATGTGAACTCGACAGTCCGCCTCCCCAGATCCTGATCGAGGCCCACATCGTCGAGACCACCCGGGAGGTCGCCCGCGAACTGGGCATCCAGTGGGGCGGGCTCTATCGGGCGGGCAACTACTGGATCACCCCCGGCTCCAACACCAGTGGGGTCTTCGACAAAACCCTTTCCGAGGGGGTGGACCCCACCACCGGCATATCCAACAACTTCCCGGCGGATTTCGGGCCTGACGATTTTCCTTCGGGCTTCACGCTCGGTTACCTCTACGAGAAGTTCGGAAAGTACGTCCTCGATGTGGAGCTCTCCGCCCTCGAGACCGACGGGAAGCTCAACATCCTCTCGCGCCCCTCCATCACCACGATGGACAACCAGCCCGCGCTCATCGAGAGCGGGGCCGAGGTGCCTTATCAGTCCATCACCGGCACCGGACTCGACAAAGACATCTCGATCGAGTGGAAGACCGCCGCCCTGCGCCTCCTGGTCACACCGCGCGTGATCGAGGGGGACACGATCCGCCTGAACATCGTCACCACCAAGGACGAGCTCGACTTCACCCGCACGGTCCTCGGGAACCCCACCATCCTCACCAAGCGGGCCGAAACCAACCTCATCCTCGAGAGCGGTCAAACGACCGTCATTGGAGGACTCTCGAAGCAGACCGACCAGGACACCAGCGACGGAATCCCCTACCTGCAAAACATCAAGGGGTTGACCTGGCTGTTCGGCCACACGGGAAAACAAAACAAGATGGAGGATGTCCTGATCTTCATCACCCCCCGCATCCTCCCTGTGCGGCCGTCTCTCAGCGCGGCGGCCGCTCCGCCGTCCGGGAGCATCCCATCCGGGGAAGCCCAAGCGAGGTCCAAGTGA
- the pilO gene encoding type 4a pilus biogenesis protein PilO: protein MDRKAFDLIPGQSIRYLILCGAGVALLFLLAVYPSHQALRKAEAHIVGLEAEIAEQNTLGPLFQNLLKELREIGDPPFPLPEPSPLALEELEDLMVQIDAIARGHGMEMQTIRPEPGSPGTGERMPLSLRFLGGWSNLRDFLIQIYALGCVEKIEQLQILSAGKEKLFDLTLVILTKTQTVEG, encoded by the coding sequence ATGGACCGAAAAGCCTTTGACCTGATACCCGGACAGAGCATCCGCTATCTCATCCTGTGCGGTGCGGGGGTGGCCTTGTTGTTTCTCCTGGCCGTCTACCCTTCTCATCAGGCGTTGCGCAAAGCGGAAGCGCACATTGTGGGACTGGAAGCGGAAATCGCCGAACAAAACACGCTCGGCCCCCTCTTTCAAAACCTGTTGAAGGAACTGCGGGAAATCGGCGACCCGCCTTTCCCTCTCCCGGAGCCTTCTCCGCTCGCATTGGAGGAGTTGGAGGACCTCATGGTGCAGATCGATGCCATCGCCCGCGGACACGGAATGGAGATGCAGACCATCCGCCCCGAACCGGGCAGCCCCGGCACAGGGGAGCGGATGCCTCTGAGCCTTCGGTTTCTGGGCGGCTGGTCGAATCTGCGGGATTTTCTGATCCAGATTTATGCCCTGGGCTGCGTCGAAAAGATCGAACAGCTGCAAATTCTCTCGGCCGGCAAAGAGAAGCTCTTCGACCTGACCCTGGTCATCCTGACAAAGACCCAGACAGTGGAGGGGTGA
- a CDS encoding tetratricopeptide repeat protein: protein MTQETLRTSAVPTRSRRFRVACAVSLAVAAAVILAGCGTRKQDFRSELMARSRAASAVVDRSEPVLPDLTPADYERLGDAHIAQGDFYLAFLQYEKALASDGSNPRLLYKKGLAFLLAGNDEEALKEFQKVLRFDPEHAPAQEGMGQALYRTGRYAEAEGHLEKAVEIDTERWKAYAYLGLLRDRQKRFPEAVAFYEKAIGLQPGEGSTYNNLGVSYLRTGLLDKAVLCFYAAIENGYAHDRVYNNLGVALARAGNEEEALQAFKKAGGEAQAWNNLGCVHLEKGDYERAMHAFERAIEASTTFYVTASENLAKARAGLKLRQTNDYESRSNIEK, encoded by the coding sequence ATGACGCAAGAAACCCTCAGAACATCCGCTGTGCCGACTCGATCCCGCCGATTCCGGGTGGCCTGTGCCGTGTCGCTCGCTGTTGCGGCGGCCGTCATCCTGGCCGGTTGCGGCACGCGGAAGCAGGATTTCCGGTCGGAGCTCATGGCACGCAGCCGGGCTGCATCCGCTGTCGTCGACCGCTCCGAACCGGTCCTGCCAGATCTCACCCCGGCGGATTATGAACGTTTGGGCGACGCCCATATCGCGCAAGGGGATTTCTATCTGGCCTTCCTTCAATATGAAAAGGCTCTTGCATCCGATGGATCGAACCCGCGGCTGCTTTACAAGAAGGGCCTCGCTTTTCTCCTGGCGGGGAACGACGAGGAGGCCCTGAAGGAGTTTCAAAAGGTCCTCCGATTCGACCCCGAGCACGCCCCGGCCCAAGAGGGGATGGGGCAGGCCCTGTACCGTACGGGAAGATACGCCGAGGCCGAAGGGCATCTGGAGAAGGCCGTCGAAATCGACACCGAACGCTGGAAGGCATACGCTTACTTGGGACTCCTTCGCGACCGGCAAAAACGGTTTCCCGAAGCGGTCGCCTTCTACGAGAAGGCCATTGGCCTGCAACCCGGCGAAGGATCCACCTACAACAACCTGGGGGTGTCCTACCTGCGGACGGGGCTTCTCGACAAGGCCGTCCTTTGCTTTTATGCGGCGATAGAAAACGGGTATGCCCATGACCGGGTTTACAACAACCTCGGCGTGGCATTGGCAAGGGCGGGAAACGAGGAGGAGGCCCTCCAGGCCTTCAAAAAGGCCGGTGGCGAAGCCCAGGCCTGGAATAATCTCGGCTGCGTTCACCTTGAGAAGGGTGATTATGAAAGGGCCATGCATGCCTTCGAACGGGCCATCGAAGCGAGCACAACATTCTATGTCACTGCGAGCGAAAATCTTGCCAAGGCACGCGCGGGCCTCAAACTACGGCAAACGAATGATTATGAATCTCGTTCAAATATCGAGAAATAA
- a CDS encoding type II secretion system F family protein yields the protein MEIFQQISRLFQPPIMLALFAFLVTIVLLSLSYHSARNRQRRQRLIRKIRELEIIPEPVPDAPAEKREPKANPFLTFLKTLGSKAASDKSVDASASRIMFARAGLYGEHVLASFWGAKTLLGIGAPLLFLLARLLLFKMMSPMLTLYIGLALAFGGFYLPNLWVQNRFSKRRTTIFKGLPDAIDLLVICVEAGMGLNAAIGHVAQELKLAHPELSKELTLVTLEMRAGKSRKEALKSLAVRTGLDDVESLVTVLNQTEQFGTSVSRSLRVFSDSFRSKRFQKAEEIAGKLSVKLTIPCILFIFPALFVVLAAPAMIRVFEIFLNR from the coding sequence GTGGAAATCTTCCAACAGATTTCACGTTTGTTCCAGCCCCCGATCATGCTTGCGCTCTTCGCGTTTCTGGTGACTATCGTCCTGCTCAGCCTTTCGTATCACTCCGCGCGGAATCGGCAGCGGCGGCAGAGGCTGATTCGCAAGATCAGGGAGTTGGAAATCATCCCCGAGCCCGTCCCCGATGCCCCGGCCGAAAAGCGGGAGCCCAAAGCAAACCCCTTTTTGACTTTCTTGAAGACGCTCGGAAGCAAGGCCGCATCGGATAAATCCGTGGATGCCTCCGCCTCCAGGATCATGTTCGCCCGCGCAGGCCTTTACGGTGAGCACGTGCTCGCCTCCTTCTGGGGGGCGAAAACCCTGCTCGGCATCGGCGCGCCCCTCCTCTTCCTTTTGGCGCGCCTGCTCCTCTTCAAAATGATGAGCCCTATGCTCACCCTCTATATCGGCCTTGCACTCGCCTTCGGAGGCTTCTACCTTCCCAACCTCTGGGTCCAGAACCGTTTCTCCAAGCGGAGAACCACCATCTTCAAAGGGCTTCCGGACGCCATCGATCTGCTGGTCATCTGTGTGGAGGCCGGCATGGGACTGAACGCCGCGATCGGCCACGTGGCCCAGGAACTCAAGCTGGCCCATCCCGAGCTGAGCAAAGAACTGACCCTCGTCACACTCGAGATGCGGGCGGGAAAATCCCGCAAAGAAGCCCTCAAATCCCTCGCCGTGAGAACAGGCCTCGACGATGTCGAAAGCCTCGTTACAGTTCTGAACCAGACTGAACAGTTCGGCACCAGCGTCAGCCGGAGCCTGCGCGTCTTTTCCGATTCGTTTCGCAGCAAACGCTTTCAGAAGGCCGAGGAGATCGCCGGCAAGCTTTCGGTAAAGCTGACGATTCCCTGCATCCTGTTCATTTTCCCGGCGCTTTTCGTGGTTCTGGCCGCCCCGGCCATGATCCGTGTCTTTGAAATATTTCTGAACCGATGA
- a CDS encoding type II secretion system F family protein, producing the protein MKLLAVGILIFLVTVVVLELLLYTFRTLRNPYAVKTKKRVKALSTYEQRRETVDIERNRALSSVPLLDKILAVMPGIRKLDRMIVQARASYPPGFFVLLSLLLFMTTFLFGKLLFTHPAVRLLTALLAAAAPFYYLKFRHKQQIAKFERQLPDALDLIARSLRAGHALTGGMKIVADEFNDPLGPEFDQTLDEINFGPSVTQALKNLAARVDNPDLSLFVTVVILQRETGGNLAEVMENLADIIRQRFKFRGKVRAISAEGKTTAMVLVAIPCLVAVALFFINPGYIDILLTEPLGKLFLGIAVFMMFLGILVIRRMIRIEV; encoded by the coding sequence GTGAAGCTTCTGGCTGTCGGCATTCTCATCTTCCTCGTTACGGTGGTCGTTCTCGAGCTCCTCTTGTATACGTTCAGGACGCTCAGGAACCCCTATGCCGTCAAGACCAAAAAAAGGGTCAAGGCCCTTTCGACCTACGAGCAAAGAAGGGAAACCGTCGACATCGAGCGCAACAGGGCGCTGAGCAGCGTCCCCCTGCTGGACAAGATACTCGCCGTCATGCCCGGCATCCGGAAGCTCGACCGGATGATCGTTCAGGCAAGGGCCTCCTACCCCCCTGGTTTTTTCGTTCTGTTGTCCCTGCTTCTTTTCATGACGACCTTCCTTTTCGGAAAATTGCTTTTCACCCATCCGGCCGTACGCTTGCTGACCGCCTTGCTTGCGGCCGCCGCACCTTTTTACTATTTGAAGTTCAGGCACAAGCAGCAGATAGCCAAGTTCGAACGCCAGCTGCCGGATGCCCTGGACCTGATTGCCCGCTCGCTCAGGGCCGGACACGCGTTGACCGGCGGCATGAAGATCGTGGCCGACGAATTCAATGATCCTCTGGGGCCCGAATTCGATCAGACCCTCGATGAGATCAATTTCGGGCCGAGCGTGACACAGGCATTGAAGAATCTGGCCGCGCGGGTAGACAACCCCGACCTGTCCCTTTTCGTGACCGTTGTAATCCTCCAGCGCGAGACCGGGGGAAATCTGGCGGAGGTCATGGAGAACCTTGCGGACATCATCCGGCAGAGATTTAAATTCCGCGGCAAGGTGCGCGCCATCTCGGCCGAAGGGAAGACCACGGCCATGGTGCTGGTCGCCATTCCCTGCCTGGTGGCCGTCGCACTGTTTTTCATCAACCCCGGCTATATCGACATCCTTCTGACCGAGCCTTTGGGGAAACTCTTTCTCGGCATCGCGGTTTTCATGATGTTCCTGGGCATCCTTGTCATCCGCCGAATGATCAGGATCGAGGTGTAG